TGAGGGGATCGGCTAGTGGCATGAGCATCGCGGCTCCCCGAGAGCGCGGGCGTCACGAGCTCGCTCGCGTCCTGCGCCGCAAACGCCGGTTGCGCGCCGGCATCGTCCAGTTGCTGGGCGTCGCCGCTGCGGTTGCGCTCGCCTTTCTCGTGCCGAACGTGGATGTTGGGTACAACATCCCGGCGAGTCGTGCGGTCGAGATGCTGGTCGCCGCAGGCGCGGGTACGGTGACGTTCATCGGCGTCGTCTTCTCGCTGCTGTTCCTGGTCGTGCAATTCGGCTCGACGACGTTTTCGCCGCGGCTCAGCCTGTTCCGTGACGCGCCGATCGTGTGGCGGGCGTTCGCGTTCTACAC
This sequence is a window from Thermoleophilaceae bacterium. Protein-coding genes within it:
- a CDS encoding DUF2254 family protein, producing the protein MSIAAPRERGRHELARVLRRKRRLRAGIVQLLGVAAAVALAFLVPNVDVGYNIPASRAVEMLVAAGAGTVTFIGVVFSLLFLVVQFGSTTFSPRLSLFRDAPIVWRAFAFYT